Within the Triplophysa dalaica isolate WHDGS20190420 chromosome 2, ASM1584641v1, whole genome shotgun sequence genome, the region TTTATCATTGGCCCAGTGAGCAAGTAAATCACTAAAATCCGGGGTGCTTGAGCTACTGAGAGTCCCTGGAATACAAGAGCTGGTCATGGTGCAAACATTAGTATTATTGTACATGCTCAATGAAGAATTGATGTTAACTGAGCTCTCTGAAGTGTTGGCCATACCTAATGAGTTCTCCTGCGTGTTTGTATCACTAAACAACTGGTGTGAGAGAGGCTCTGTCCAGAAGCTGATTGGCAGGCGACGTTGGCTCATGGGTAGACCACGCCCCTTCCTTTGAGCATCTCGAAAGAGCTCTGCCAGGGGCCCTAGTGGCTCAGGCTCCTCCACCTGCCCTGATGATGCAACTTTAATGAAGTCAGCATAGTAGCGCTGACGGCCCCCGACTTTGGAACACGGTGTCTCTGCATAAATGTCACAGGTATCAGGGTCCTGGCTCCGGCCAAAGTAGCGTTGGACATCATTGCTGATGAGCTCGGCGAACCGCAGCAGCTGATTGGTCATCTCAGAGTTATGGGGGGTGGGGTCAAAACTCCATGGCTCTTCTTCATGAGACACAATGGAGACTACATCCTCATCATCGTCCAAACTGTCTTCAACCTCCTGCCTCAGCTCCTCTTCATACTCTTCCTCGGTCTCCTTCTCATCCTCCACAGAAAGGAAGCAAGCCTGCAGAGGTCTCGCCAAAGCAAAATTACTCAGCGGTCTGATCACGCTCGCTGCCATGCTATAAAAATTCAGATAAAAAGAGTGAGAATGTGTGCATAAACGGACCTAAAGATTGTCACTTGTTTCTTTGGTgaaattttcaattttaatattaGCACAAACATTAAAAGATATAGCTCAATAGAGGGCTATGCTGTTTATTTGTCATAATGGAAATATGCCATTAAACAGTCGATCAAGGGAATTTTAACTCCAAACAACGATAActaatacaaaacaatacaagAGAGAGCAGGAAAACAGGtaacacacaaaatacaaagcAATTGTTTAAAATCATAGCTTGTGTTAAAATTAAGTTTGAATTAAAACCACCATACAAACCAGCAAACCATTGCTCAAACTTGAGAAAACAGGCAAAACTCAAAAAGAATGAAAGTACATTACATGCAAAAGCTTATGTCAATGTGTAGCTGCATTATAAGAAAGATATCCAATAAC harbors:
- the LOC130413032 gene encoding protein PERCC1, which gives rise to MAASVIRPLSNFALARPLQACFLSVEDEKETEEEYEEELRQEVEDSLDDDEDVVSIVSHEEEPWSFDPTPHNSEMTNQLLRFAELISNDVQRYFGRSQDPDTCDIYAETPCSKVGGRQRYYADFIKVASSGQVEEPEPLGPLAELFRDAQRKGRGLPMSQRRLPISFWTEPLSHQLFSDTNTQENSLGMANTSESSVNINSSLSMYNNTNVCTMTSSCIPGTLSSSSTPDFSDLLAHWANDKDTNEFNCDLQLL